GGGCAGACTGAGCGTTATCGTGGCTCAGAATACACGGTTGAGTTTTTACAAAAATTGAAAGTTGAGATCGTAGTAGAAGATGATCAGGTCGATATGGTGGTCGAAAAGGTCATTGCTGCCGCTCGAACTGGAGAAATCGGCGATGGGAAAATTTTTATTACCCCTGTCGAAAAGATCATCCGGATTCGGACTGGCGAAGTCAATTTAGAAGCGATCTAGCCCACCAGATCCCCGAATTCTTAAAGATCCCCAAATTCTTTAGGAATGCGGGGATCTCGCTAACTTTAAGCCGATAAGAGAGCTTTGAGTTGAGGCATCAGGCTAATAAACGCTCGTCCCCGGTGGCTGATCTCATGTTTCATCTCAGGGGGCATCTCAGCAAACGTCATTCGCTGCTCAGGAACGTAAAAAACGGGATCGTATCCAAACCCACCTGTCCCGCGAGGGGCATGTAGAATCTCTCCCGGACACACTCCCTCGGATTGCAGCGCGATCGCCCCATCTGGACGAGCGATCGCCACGACACAAACAAACTGGGCTTGTCGGTCGAGTTCATTGCCGAGTTCTGACAGCAACCGCTCGATCCGTTCCGTATCAGTACGCCCATAACGGGATGAAAAGATCCCTGGTGCACCGTCTAACGCATCTACCATCAACCCCGAATCGTCTGCGATCGCCCATTCTCCGGTGGCGCGTGCCACTTCAGACGCTTTCAAAGCAGCATTCTCAGCAAACGTATCTCCTGTTTCGTCGATCTCCAAATCCTTGGGTTTAAGCACCAACTCCACATCGAGATCGGTCAGGTAAGCCTGCATCTCTTGCAATTTACCGGGATTTCCAGTGGCAACGATCAGACGAGACATAAGGAGGAAAGGATAAAGGATGAAAATGAAAGGATAAAAAAAGAAGACGAAGGCTAGAGGATCAGAGAAAACAAGCCATTTACTATCTTAAAAAGATACTTTATCCTTTACCTTTTATCCTTCGTCCTTTACCTTTTATCCTTCCTGATTCCTACTTCTCCGCCCAATCTTTTGCCCACGCGAGAATCTCGTGAACGCGATCGAGGGTTGCTGCTTCAGAGTACAACCGCAACACAGGCTCGGTACCGCTGAAGCGAATCAGGAGCCAGCTTTGATCCGCCAACTGAAACTTATATCCGTCGATCGCCAGACAGTCAGTCACGGCAACTCCAGCAATCTCCTTCAGGGGTTGAGTTTGCAGTTGTTCTAGCAGGCGCGATCGCACATCCATACTGGCGAGGGGCAGGTCAATGCGATCGTAGGCAGCAGTGAAACCCGTTTGCGTTTGCAGTTGGCGATATTGGTCGCTCAGGTCAAGCCCCGACTGAACGACAGCCTCCAACACATAAAGGGCTGACAACAACGCATCCCGCTCTGGAATGTGGGTGCCATAGCCAATCCCCCCCGACTCTTCACCGCCCAAAAATACCTGTGCCTCTAACATGCGATCGGCGATGTATTTGTAACCGATTGGAGTCTCGTGAACAGGTAAGTTGTGGAGTTTTGCCACCAGGGGAATCAGGTTAGAACCGCTAATCGTTTTGACGATTTCTCCGGTAAAGCCTCGCTGTGTTGCCAGGTGATGAATCAAGATGGGAATCAGGATTTGGGAACTGAGGAAGTTGCCCTGCCCATCCACAGCAGCAATGCGATCGCTATCTCCATCAAATACCAACCCAACGGACAAACCCTCTGGTGACTGTTGGCGGTAGGTCTTGATCTGGTCAAACATCTTAGACAGGTAACGCGGCAGGGGTTCCGGTGCGCCACCCTCAAACAGCGGATCAGCCTCACTGTTGATCTCTCGAATCGGCAAACCCAGGATTTGCTCTAGCCCACTCGCTGCTGCGCCATGCATCACATCAGCAAACACGGTTAACCGACCCGTGGCGATCGCCTCCTTAATCGCGGCTAAATCAACCTTTGCCTTGAGTGCATCGCAGTAACTCGTCCAGGGGTTAAAGGTGGTGATCGACGCTGTCGTGGAACCATTGGTGCTCTGAGGCGGCTCTTGCAACATCACTTCAATCTTTTTCGTCACCTCTGGCGGAACCGAACCCCCAAACCCCCCTTTCACCTTTAAGCCCGAATACGCCGCTGGATTGTGGCTTGCGGTGATGACCAGCGCACCGAGGGCATTGTGTTGTTTGGCGGCCCAACTAAACGCCGGAGTTGGCGCATAACACTCTGACAGCATCACATCATACCCAGCCGCTTTGACCGACTCCGCGGTTGCCTGCGCAAACTCAGCCGAAAGAAAACGGCGATCGTATCCAACAATGATGGTGCGAGTCGGGGTTTTGTCTCCATAAATCTGCTCCAAGGCTTTTGCTGCCAGTGGGGCAACCAACATCACTCGCTCAAAGGTGAAATCAGCTGCAATCACACCTCGCCAACCATCGGTGCCAAAAGTAATGGGCTTATTGGCGAAGGACGCTGGAGAAAGAGAACCTGCCATACGACTCTATTACCTCAATTGATACGAATATACAGATATACAGTGGCGGTAGACGGAGACCAAAATTGTCAAAAGAACTGCTCAATTTTAAGCCGTTCTTTATTTAATTAATGTATTTCTTTAATGAAGAAGTAGTTTATTTTCTCCAAACTACTTCTCTTGAGAAGACTGTCATACAACGCTTACACAGGATAGGAATCACACCGTTGCGAATTTGTTGAGAGCTTAATCAATTCAATTTAAGTCGCACCTATCTCAAGATAGGTTTTAGAAATTTGAATCATAAAAATTACGATTAACCATAGCTCCATATCGCCCTAAAACCTAACTTAGTGACACAACCATTTCAAACTAATCAATCTTTTCTTCATCCTAAGGATCGTGGATTTAATAAATTCAAAAACTGTACGGACGGGTTTAGCAAAGCAATCTACACACTGCCATGAATTTGACGGGAAAACCCGCTCCCATTAAATGTCGATGGATTAATCACGGTCTTACATCGTGAATTCCCGCGCTCACTTTCTTCCCCCAAACTGATGCTAGTACAGCAAAAAATAAGTTTTGAAAGGGGTGAAGGGGTTCCACCTCTTCTTGGGGGCGAAGCCCCAAACCCCCTACATTGCAGAACTTTGTGTTCGCAACACTAGGTATTTCGGGTTAAACATCTCAAGAATTAGCATTTTTCTAATAAAAAAGCCTCAAAAATTATTGCTGCAAGCTTTAAACTGTCTTGAGATTAAACCAACAGTGTATGACTTACTCCCCATCCACTCAGGATTATCACGTTACCGCTGTTATCAATCACCTGATTAAACCCGGTCGAGAAGAGGGTTATGAAGAATGGCTACATGGCATCGTGCCCGTTGCTAAAACCTTTGAGGGTCATTTGGGAGTTCAGATTTTACGTCCCAGATCCGGAGAACCCCCGGAATACACAATCGTTCTACATTTTGATCAGCACGCTCATTTGCAGGCATGGCTGGAGTCAAAGGAGCGGCATGACTGGATTGAGCGCGTTCAGCCATTAATCCAACAATCGGAAAGTATTCAGGTGTTGACCGGGTTAGAAACCTGGTTTCAACTGCCAGGACGCCCCCAAAAAACTCCACCTAAGCGATACAAAGTGGCGACCGTCACCTGGTTAGGCGTGTTGCTGTTATCGTTGCTAATTGGACGATTTCTTGCTCCATATCTGGCATGGATGCCATGGCTCGTCAGGCAAATGGTGACATCGGCGTTAGTGGTCTGGTTGCTGGCTTATGTCGTTATGCCGCAATTGACCCGCCTGTTCTATGGGTGGCTTTATCCCCAATCCAGGCAGAAATGACCTGCTTTTAATAACCTCTGTTGTGGTTAGAAGGTTAGATGGCTTTGACGCGATCGCGCCCCTGCCGCTTTGCCTCATACAACGCCTGATCCGCCCGGTGTAGCACATCCCATGCCTGATGATCTTGCAGCGAGTTTTGCTGTGCCACCCCAAAACTGGCGGTGATATCTAGCTTTCCAGCCGATGTCTGAATCGGGTTTGCCCGGATGGCTTGCCGTAGCCGCTCAGCCACATCGACAGCTTTAGTGAGTTCCGTCTCCATCAAAATCACGACAAACTCTTCACCACCATAGCGATACACGGGGGTTTCTCGGCGCAGTTGACGTTGCAGGCGTTGTGCCAGCACTTGTAAAACTTCGTCGCCGACCAGGTGCCCGTGGGTGTCATTCACCAGTTTGAAATAATCGATATCGCACACAATGACGCTAAAGACCGATTGTGTTGCCCATGCCGATCGCGTGCTCAACTGTTCCAGTTCACGCTCCAGCGAACGACGATTCATTAAATGAGTCAACTCATCCTGCACAATTTCTCGTTGCAGGGATTTGTTTTGTAGCCTCAACGCTTCTTGTTTATGCCAGAGGCTCTGATAATGTTGGGCATTGGTAAGAGCGATCGCGGCCTGATCTGCCACTTGCCGCAAGGTTTGCAATTCATCGAGTTGATAGACTCGCGCCTGCCCATAGGACAACAACGCCACCGCTCCAAAAAATTCTTCTTGAATAAACAGCGGCACCATTAAAACCGACAATGCCCCAATGTCATGTAACCAATCAAACAGCGGATCAACTTCATCATCTGCTGTCCTCAATTCCAGATAGGAGGCACCCCCCTGCAAAAACATATCCACCACATTGCGCCATAGAGCAGGGTCAATCTGCCGATCTTGCAGGGGGGTCAGATTGCGGTCTGGATGATCCCAAATGGACAAAATGTTAACGGGGGTATAGCGTAAATCAACTAATAAGGAGCGATCGCACTGTAGCCCCTGCCCCAACTCAGCGACGATGCGCCCTACAATTTCATCGGGGTTGAGACTGGAGTTGAGTAATCGAGCGATACGCCCCACCAGTGCTGCCTGAAGTCGAGACTGCTCTAATCGTTGTCGCCAATATAACGCGCTGTAAGCAAACCCCAACTGCCCACATATCACGTCGATCGCGTCTAGATCCTCATCGCTCCAACCCACAATCTTAGTCCCATCTTGAGCGCGGGTTGCCTGCGTTGCGACACTTGCTGATAGGGGTTGCAACAGGGGTTGATGTGCATCGATCGAGGCTTCAAGCAGGGGGGGTTGTCCTTTGGGACGACGTAGTTGCAGCACAAATTGCAGTGGTGTAGGCACGGGTACAATACCCATAAAACTGGCTTGATCCAGCTTCCCACGACTGGTAACAGGCACAATCAAATCCCCTGTTTTGAGTTGGGTTAACTGTGGCCCCTGCTGTTGTTCCAGCAACCATGACGGCAATACACGCGGGTAAAACTGCCAGATGCCCTGTTCTGGGCTGGGTGACTCATCCTGGAGGGGTAATGAAATCGAGTCTGGCTCAAAATCGATACTGTCTTCAAATGCTTGCAAAGCTCCCGCAGTGGCATAGACCTGCAATGTATCTGACATGCCTGTCGCCAAACCTGCCCACAACAGGACTTCTGCGTGGTATGCAGTAGAAATCATC
Above is a genomic segment from Oscillatoria sp. FACHB-1407 containing:
- a CDS encoding P-II family nitrogen regulator encodes the protein MKKVEAIIRPFKLDEVKIALVNAGIVGMTVSEVRGFGRQKGQTERYRGSEYTVEFLQKLKVEIVVEDDQVDMVVEKVIAAARTGEIGDGKIFITPVEKIIRIRTGEVNLEAI
- the rdgB gene encoding RdgB/HAM1 family non-canonical purine NTP pyrophosphatase, producing MSRLIVATGNPGKLQEMQAYLTDLDVELVLKPKDLEIDETGDTFAENAALKASEVARATGEWAIADDSGLMVDALDGAPGIFSSRYGRTDTERIERLLSELGNELDRQAQFVCVVAIARPDGAIALQSEGVCPGEILHAPRGTGGFGYDPVFYVPEQRMTFAEMPPEMKHEISHRGRAFISLMPQLKALLSA
- a CDS encoding phosphoglucomutase/phosphomannomutase family protein; its protein translation is MAGSLSPASFANKPITFGTDGWRGVIAADFTFERVMLVAPLAAKALEQIYGDKTPTRTIIVGYDRRFLSAEFAQATAESVKAAGYDVMLSECYAPTPAFSWAAKQHNALGALVITASHNPAAYSGLKVKGGFGGSVPPEVTKKIEVMLQEPPQSTNGSTTASITTFNPWTSYCDALKAKVDLAAIKEAIATGRLTVFADVMHGAAASGLEQILGLPIREINSEADPLFEGGAPEPLPRYLSKMFDQIKTYRQQSPEGLSVGLVFDGDSDRIAAVDGQGNFLSSQILIPILIHHLATQRGFTGEIVKTISGSNLIPLVAKLHNLPVHETPIGYKYIADRMLEAQVFLGGEESGGIGYGTHIPERDALLSALYVLEAVVQSGLDLSDQYRQLQTQTGFTAAYDRIDLPLASMDVRSRLLEQLQTQPLKEIAGVAVTDCLAIDGYKFQLADQSWLLIRFSGTEPVLRLYSEAATLDRVHEILAWAKDWAEK
- a CDS encoding antibiotic biosynthesis monooxygenase, with amino-acid sequence MTYSPSTQDYHVTAVINHLIKPGREEGYEEWLHGIVPVAKTFEGHLGVQILRPRSGEPPEYTIVLHFDQHAHLQAWLESKERHDWIERVQPLIQQSESIQVLTGLETWFQLPGRPQKTPPKRYKVATVTWLGVLLLSLLIGRFLAPYLAWMPWLVRQMVTSALVVWLLAYVVMPQLTRLFYGWLYPQSRQK
- a CDS encoding sensor domain-containing diguanylate cyclase; protein product: MKPTWKQVYPWMAAAVSNLDSVDSLLRQVIGMISTAYHAEVLLWAGLATGMSDTLQVYATAGALQAFEDSIDFEPDSISLPLQDESPSPEQGIWQFYPRVLPSWLLEQQQGPQLTQLKTGDLIVPVTSRGKLDQASFMGIVPVPTPLQFVLQLRRPKGQPPLLEASIDAHQPLLQPLSASVATQATRAQDGTKIVGWSDEDLDAIDVICGQLGFAYSALYWRQRLEQSRLQAALVGRIARLLNSSLNPDEIVGRIVAELGQGLQCDRSLLVDLRYTPVNILSIWDHPDRNLTPLQDRQIDPALWRNVVDMFLQGGASYLELRTADDEVDPLFDWLHDIGALSVLMVPLFIQEEFFGAVALLSYGQARVYQLDELQTLRQVADQAAIALTNAQHYQSLWHKQEALRLQNKSLQREIVQDELTHLMNRRSLERELEQLSTRSAWATQSVFSVIVCDIDYFKLVNDTHGHLVGDEVLQVLAQRLQRQLRRETPVYRYGGEEFVVILMETELTKAVDVAERLRQAIRANPIQTSAGKLDITASFGVAQQNSLQDHQAWDVLHRADQALYEAKRQGRDRVKAI